Proteins found in one Quercus robur chromosome 2, dhQueRobu3.1, whole genome shotgun sequence genomic segment:
- the LOC126714707 gene encoding myb-related protein 315 encodes MGRQPCCDKVGLKRGPWTIEEDHKLMNFILNNGIHCWRMVPKLAGLLRCGKSCRLRWINYLRPDLKRGGFTETEENQIIQLHSRLGNRWSKIAAHFPGRTDNEIKNHWNTRIKKRLKLLGLDPVTHKPLEQNENSGDDKDEITLESNSSKGQEERQPEVKSIDEDNDAKQDFVSTEEIRNEVELTLDETNDLLNNYDIWCGSLDLGSWMNQETNTNTSYSSTSFSLENSSNPSMGESPSLQWVESVDSMLSWDGFNHLEQDLFFLENSQ; translated from the exons ATGGGGAGGCAACCTTGTTGTGATAAGGTTGGATTGAAGAGAGGTCCATGGACAATTGAAGAAGATCACAAGCTCATGAACTTCATCCTCAACAATGGTATCCATTGCTGGCGAATGGTTCCGAAGCTTGCAG GTTTACTCAGATGTGGGAAAAGTTGCAGATTAAGATGGATTAATTATCTAAGGCCTGATCTTAAGAGAGGTGGTTTTACAGAAACGGAAGAGAATCAAATAATTCAACTCCATTCACGTCTTGGTAACAG GTGGTCTAAGATTGCTGCACACTTTCCTGGACGCACAGACAATGAAATCAAGAACCACTGGAATACGCGAATTAAGAAGAGGTTAAAGCTCCTTGGCTTAGACCCTGTGACACACAAGCCTCTTGAGCAAAATGAAAATAGTGGTGATGATAAAGATGAGATAACATTAGAGTCAAATTCATCAAAGGGACAAGAGGAAAGACAGCCGGAGGTTAAGTCCATAGACGAGGACAATGATGCCAAGCAAGATTTTGTATCAACAGAGGAGATAAGGAATGAGGTTGAATTAACCTTGGATGAAACAAATGATCTTTTAAACAATTATGATATCTGGTGTGGAAGTTTGGATTTGGGATCATGGATGAACCAAGAAACCAACACCAATACATCCTACAGTTCTACTTCATTTTCTCTGGAAAACTCAAGTAACCCTTCCATGGGTGAATCCCCCTCTCTACAATGGGTTGAAAGTGTGGATTCCATGCTTTCATGGGATGGCTTTAATCATCTGGAACAAGACctttttttcttggaaaataGCCAATGA